One Festucalex cinctus isolate MCC-2025b chromosome 1, RoL_Fcin_1.0, whole genome shotgun sequence genomic region harbors:
- the vangl2 gene encoding vang-like protein 2, with product MDNESQYSGYSYKSSHSRSSRKHRDRRDRHRSKSRDGSSRGDKSVTIQTPGEPLLDAESTRGDDRDDNWGETTTVVTGTSEHSVSNEDLTRVTKDLEESTPLECKRFLGPALGGCLSFFALVTPLAFLVLPQALWRDALEPCGTPCEGLYVSLAFKLLVLLISSWALFLRPPRATLPRFFVFRCLLMVLVFLFVASYWLFYGVRVLEPRERDYRGIVEYAASLVDALLFIQYLALVLLEVRHLQPAFCLKVVRSTDGASRFYNVGHLSIQRAAVWVLDHYYNDFPVYNPALVNLPKSILSKKMTGFKVYSLDENPANNSTGQSRAMIAAAARRRDNSHNEFYYEEAEMDRRIRKRKARLVVAVEEAFTHIKRLHEEEAASTSSPKHPREVMDPREAAQAIFAPMARAMQKYLRTTRQQAFHSMESILTHLQFCITHNMTPKAFLERYLSPGPTMQYQQHNGRGRQWTLVSEEPVTAALRQGLVFSVRRLDFSLVVTVTPLPFLRLGEEFVDPKSHKFVMRLQSETSV from the exons ATGGACAACGAATCGCAGTACTCGGGGTACTCGTACAAGTCGTCCCACTCCCGGAGCTCCCGCAAGCATAG GGATCGGAGGGATCGACATCGCTCCAAAAGCAGAGATGGCAGCAGCCGCGGAGACAAGTCGGTGACCATTCAGACACCCGGAGAGCCACTGCTGGACGCAGAGTCCACTCGCGGAGATGACCGG GATGACAACTGGGGCGAGACCACCACCGTTGTGACGGGGACGTCGGAGCACAGCGTCTCCAACGAGGACCTGACCCGCGTCACCAAGGACCTGGAGGAGTCGACGCCTCTGGAGTGCAAGCGCTTCCTGGGTCCGGCGCTAGGCGGCTGCCTGAGCTTCTTCGCGCTGGTGACGCCGCTGGCCTTCCTGGTACTGCCGCAGGCGCTGTGGCGCGACGCCCTGGAGCCTTGCGGCACGCCCTGCGAGGGCCTCTACGTCTCGCTGGCGTTCAAGCTGCTGGTGCTGCTCATCTCCTCGTGGGCGCTGTTCCTGAGGCCGCCGCGCGCGACCCTGCCGCGCTTCTTTGTCTTCCGCTGCCTGCTCATGGTGCTGGTCTTCCTCTTCGTGGCGTCCTACTGGCTCTTTTATGGCGTGCGCGTGCTGGAGCCCCGCGAGCGCGACTACAGGGGCATCGTGGAGTACGCCGCCTCGCTGGTGGATGCGCTGCTCTTCATCCAGTACCTGGCGCTGGTGCTGCTGGAGGTGCGCCACCTGCAGCCCGCCTTCTGCCTCAAAGTGGTGCGCAGCACGGACGGGGCCAGTCGCTTCTACAACGTGGGCCACCTCAG CATCCAGCGAGCTGCCGTGTGGGTGTTGGACCACTACTACAACGATTTCCCCGTCTACAATCCCGCCCTGGTCAACCTGCCAAAATCCATTTTGTCCAAGAAGATGACAGGCTTTAAAGTCTACTCGTTGGACG AAAACCCCGCCAATAATTCGACGGGCCAGTCGCGCGCCAtgatcgccgccgccgccaggaGGCGAGACAACTCCCACAACGAGTTCTACTACGAGGAGGCCGAGATGGACCGCAGGATCCGCAAACGCAAGGCCAG GCTGGTGGTGGCGGTAGAGGAGGCGTTCACGCACATCAAGCGCCTCCACGAGGAGGAGGCGGCATCGACCTCGTCCCCCAAGCACCCTCGCGAGGTGATGGACCCCCGCGAGGCGGCGCAGGCCATCTTCGCCCCCATGGCGCGGGCCATGCAGAAGTACCTGAGGACCACGCGGCAGCAGGCCTTTCACAGCATGGAGAGCATCCTCACGCACCTCCAGTTCTGCATCACGCACAACATGACGCCCAAG GCCTTCCTGGAGCGTTACCTGAGCCCAGGCCCCACCATGCAGTACCAGCAGCACAACGGCAGGGGGCGCCAGTGGACGCTGGTGAGCGAGGAGCCGGTGACGGCGGCCCTGCGCCAAGGCCTGGTCTTCTCCGTGCGCCGCCTCGACTTCTCCCTGGTGGTCACCGTCACGCCGCTGCCCTTCCTGCGCCTCGGCGAGGAGTTCGTGGACCCCAAGAGCCACAAGTTCGTCATGAGGCTCCAGTCCGAGACCTCCGTCTGA